One Aquipuribacter hungaricus DNA window includes the following coding sequences:
- the kdpC gene encoding potassium-transporting ATPase subunit KdpC produces the protein MTSFAQQTLAGLRLLLVLTLVLGLAYPGAVWAVGRLVPDRADGSLVRLDGEVVGSALLGQVPPEGEGWFVPRPSAAGDGYDPLASGAGNLGPENEELFATVQERIDAVAAREGVDASAVPPDAVTASASGLDPHVSAAYAELQVPRVARERGLDEAEVRALVADATTGRSLGFLGEPGVSVLGLNLALAERGDAGEAGGGAGATG, from the coding sequence GTGACCTCCTTCGCGCAGCAGACCCTGGCCGGCCTCCGACTCCTGCTGGTCCTCACCCTGGTGCTCGGTCTCGCCTACCCCGGCGCGGTCTGGGCCGTGGGGCGGCTCGTCCCCGACCGGGCCGACGGCTCCCTGGTCCGGCTCGACGGCGAGGTGGTCGGCTCCGCCCTGCTGGGCCAGGTGCCGCCGGAGGGGGAGGGCTGGTTCGTGCCACGCCCGTCGGCGGCCGGTGACGGCTACGACCCGCTGGCCAGCGGCGCCGGCAACCTCGGGCCCGAGAACGAGGAGCTGTTCGCCACCGTGCAGGAGCGGATCGATGCGGTGGCCGCCCGCGAGGGCGTCGACGCCTCGGCCGTCCCCCCGGACGCGGTCACCGCCTCGGCGTCCGGCCTGGACCCGCACGTCTCGGCCGCCTACGCCGAGCTGCAGGTACCCCGGGTCGCCCGCGAGAGGGGCCTCGACGAGGCCGAGGTCCGGGCCCTGGTCGCCGACGCCACCACCGGACGGTCGCTGGGGTTCCTCGGCGAGCCGGGGGTGTCCGTCCTCGGGCTCAACCTCGCGCTGGCTGAGCGGGGGGACGCAGGAGAGGCCGGGGGCGGCGCCGGTGCGACGGGCTGA